The genomic region TGTAATCACTGCTAACGACTCTTTAAGCCTATGTCTGTCCTTTACGCTGCTCTTCTGCTCATACTTACAGATAAAAAACCCTACTTCTGCGAGCACTGTGATTTCCACACTGTTGACGCCTCACTACTCAGGTCTCACCTGCACAAGCACCACCAGGACTTCCTGGGGCcccacagcaaacacagcaccATTTTGGACAACATAAGCCACAGTGGTTCCAAAGCCTCAAGATACATGGACTACCTCAGAAACAGGAGTGCGCTACTCAGTCAGCCATACTGGAATCCTTACATATGTCTGCCTGGCCTAGGGTCAGCAGagtcaaacattaaaacagaaaagtcaAATGGTACTGAGGTCAAAGGGCAGGGACATACTACTAATGATGCTGGCAATCTTCTCAATCTGTCTGCATTATCTGTCAGTGAAGGAGAAAGCACTGTTAATTATCCAAGAAAGGCAGAGGGCCTGGTGAGACATCAGTGCCCATACTGCTCCCACACTACCACCTACCCAGAAGTACTGTGGATCCATCAGCGAGTTTCACACAGGGTGGATGGCTGCAGCTCCATGGCACCCAAATGGGCACCCTGCAATAACAATCTTAAGAGTTTAAAGTCAGGTGCTTCCCAGTGGAGACGCACAGGGCCTCCGCCGTTCCTCGAAGGCAAGGACTGTCCGACTTTACCTGCTCCGAAAACTCAGCGCACGCAGCCCCCAGGCTTCACAACCcccagcagcagtagcagtagcaaGCACTCAGCAAGCACTCAGCCTCAGTCTAAAACCCAATCAGGTGTCCCCAAGTCCAAGCATCAGTCAAAGGACTCGCGCTCTTCAGATGGGATATGCTCTAGTGGGAGGGTGGGAGTTCTACCTCAAAAGAAGTCTGGTGCACATAATCAGGCAgtggagagggaaagtaaaggCTCCAGCTCCCAGGCTACATCATCAAGCAGTATTGTGCAAAACAAGACTGTCTCTAGTTTCCAGCCTACCAGCAGCCCCAAACACAGAggccacagagctgcagtgaaggGAAACTTCCCTCAAGAGGGTTTGGGTTTTATGTTGGCCAGAAATCACGGAGGAACTTCTTCTAACACGACTGCAGATAGACTCCATCCCCGCAGGCAGTCATGTGACTCCTCTTCAGGTCCTACGGGTCCTGATCTGTGGGCTGCCATGAACATGTGGGGGCTGCACGGAAGCAAAGCATATTTAGAACCACTCCTTTTTGCTCAGGGAAAGAGTGAGTCAACAGGAGAGATGCCAATGGACGTTGATATTTTGAGTCTCCTGAAGAACTACAGTCCCCAGGATCTGGCTGCTTTCTATCAGCACTGGGGGTTTGTTGACCCCAGGATTGATCCACAAGGTAATTAGAGgctttgatgttgtgttttattttctgtgtgtgggcAGAGAGCTAACTGAATACTGCTTGACGATAGAAGCCAACACCGATTAACAGGctgaaattcaaattcaaatgtacTGAAACAGACTCAAACAGTAGTAGTCACATGGCTTTTCACACCCAATTAGAGCAACTCTTAACGTGATGTTTTTCAATGGATGAGTCACATCTTCAAGTGTCTGGGCTATTAATAAAACCTGCATAATGGGATATTTATGTTTAAACGTTCTTGTAACACTTCTATTTTTACAGCAATGTTGCAGTTAAATGGAAATTTTGGAAATGAAGTCTGCTCCTCCTCTGAAGCTTCCAAACaagtatgtttttctttgcagctTTCACCGACACTATGTAGGCTTGGATTTAAAGCAAAGATTAGTCTTAGATTAATCTGCATCCCTTAAcctatataaaaaaataaaaaaacttgtGTTAATCACATAAACCATATAAATGATAAGTGTCTTCATTTATGTTCAGTCAAAGATGAACAtcagcattttactgctgttttcacAAACATTGATGTGATAAAAACCTTTAACAGAATATTTTAGATAGAGTCATGGAGCGTTAGTTCTTGTATCAGCTGGTGGAGGGGcaatgcttttatttcatttgtatcacaaattgtgttttaattacagtttaaaCTGAAATATATAACTGTAAAGTCAGTCAACTGCAAACCTGATCCGTCACTTCACTTCCTAAAATTAAGAACAACATAAAAAGTCCTGTCCCTCACaagtgtgtacagtatgtcttcACCAACTGTGTGCTCCTGTTCTCTTGTCTGTACCTTGTCTGTGTCAGAGTACAGTCTGTCATTCCGGTGCACACGTGCGTCTGcgtattttcatgtgtttgcGTGCTTGGCTGTCAACTTCCACAACCTGGCTGTCTCTTCCTTCTCATTTTAGTAAGAGGCGCTGACAGGGAAGAGgcaaacaaataataaaaaaaacactgttgtcCCCCTCAGGGTAAAACTCACCCAGCATCTCCATATGGTGTGTCATCAGCCTGTCAGTCAGGCCTACCCTGATGCTACCTACAACTGTTGttgcttcctcctctttcccctaGAGTAATGTGTGGGCAACTTTTTATAAACTGGAGATGGGCAATATCTCAGTCTGTAGGGGTGAGGAATTATAAATCAGATAAAACGAATATGGAAAACACTGTGGCTGATATTAAATGTTATCATGGGAACACAGTTTTTGCTAGAGGAGCTGATAAATTATGAAATCTTTAAAATTTTCCTCATCATACATATTTCTCATATCTTCTGgtctgattattttaaaaaggcaaaagcTTCACTCTGTCCACTATAATGCCCTTAATCAGGGACATGAAGCCTCTTTATGTGCAGCTCTGTATTAGCAAGACCTTTTAGGTCAACTAATACAGTAGCTACTGCATAAAATATCAGTGTGGCGGGGCCAGCATCATATCACTGGAAACTAGATCATCACAGCAGTATAGAGGTGTTATCACATACTGTGTACACTGAAATTAGTTAGATTAATCTGTATGGCATTTCATTAATGGTATTAACACAAACTGTCCACCACCAATAAATAGgcatatacaaaaacaaaccagcaaTTACTATattcatctatttttttctgcatgtagACTAAATCTATTAGCTATTAGTACTGCTAAATTCCTGAAATACCCTCACTGTTGGCACATCTTCACAATCTTAGGAGACAACTACTCCATTTTCTTTGGGCATCATTAAACAAGTTAGTCGTGGATGTGTTGAAAAACTCAATACAGGATAGTAATTGatggtgtttctgtttttgtttgtttaaatgttaatcTTTAGTTTAAATTTAAGATTTACCATCAGTTCTAAAGTTTAGGTGTGTAGTTTTGGGCTTTTACTTTTACACTGTATTCTAACtagcttttttaaaacttattaaAAAGTTCAACCCAAGAATAATAACTTTTTTCCAATTAATTATCATTGTATGGTTATGTACAACTAGCTCATTTAGTCATAGCGTGATCATGTGAatgtattacacacacacacacacgtagaccTAATTGGTGTCCCTCACACTTGTCTCCTGCAGGTGAACAGCCGCTCCACTTCATCCTCAGGGTCTCTTCATAAAGGAACGTGAACATACGCTGCGTTCCTGTTGGCTTCCAGCTCGCATGATACTAACTGCTGAACAAAGAggtctgttgtttgttgctttaaagGAACCAGCCATAATTCCTAAAGGAcggggtgggtggggggcacTGGATAATGCACAATATATGCAAAGCAATGAGGTGgactcagatttttttgttgttttagtttttttcataGTGTatgattgttttatttgaagtgcTAGGCttgcttcttgtttttttaagaatGTAGATATCTTAgttactgaaacacacatgGAAGATATGTTCTGTGGAAGTGAGGCAGAATTTAGGCTTCTTGTTCAATTAAGAGGAACACTGTATGACACTGTATGAGAACAGCAGTCCAAGAGGACATGAAATGTGACGCTACAGTTAGAAGGATAAATAAGGCATTACTAAAGGACACACAGAAATCTGCTGGtttggggtaaaaaaaaaaaagaaaaagaaaaaattagcTTTAACTGGAGAAAGGCCCCATacaaaacagtgtgaaattaCCAAatcttacaaatgaaaatgcCACTAAATGCAATCAGAATTATAAGATATAAGCTATGCCCTGAATgttatgtgtcatttttacatttccatGTATGTTTCCCTTTTTCAGTTTGATGTTCTTTATGGAGCCtacaagtttgttttttagtttatgATGATTATTGTGTCCACATTCAGAATGTACAACAGGCACTAATGTACAATGTGGTAAAATATTGTCACTTTTGCAGTTTTAAGCCCATATTCACCAAGAGTGGACTTGTCAGTGATGACTCTCAATTATTCTTTGACACGTACGCTGACAGTAAATTCAAATACAGTCGAGTAAAAGTGCTCAGTCAGTTACTTTCTTTTCAGTTACAGTAAAACCCAGCTGAAGATCTCGTCCACAGTTTTCAAATAACAAAGCACAAAATCGTCATCCCACTGCAAGTACTGGCTTAATTAGAGCCTAAATCTGACCAGGATCCAGGCTTTAGCATTATTAGCTCATCATCCCACACATGTTTAGAAGGTTGTATAATTATCGCTCTCAAACTGACTGTTGTGATCAAATTGTTCTGCAGCCCACAATCTTAACTCAAAAAGTTGGCAAAAATATTCCTCCTCAACTTCTCTAAGATGATTACAcacctgtctttttttttaacatttgtcacacaaatgacatatttttataCCACAAAGATTTGCCATACTTTAGATATAAAACTTGCATAATATCCAAGGCTGACAATGTTTCTGGTGTCAGTTGTATATTAAGGGAATCGATGCAGTGACGGGCATCAAGTGTACGTCTTCTAGCCGTGTTCCACTTCAATCTGCAGTGCCAGGAACCAAGTGAACTAACTAACTCTGTTCTACTACACAGCCTCAAACAGCACAACAGACGGTAAACCAGCAATGGATTAGGTAGAATTACAACTGAAATATGACATCTATGACAAACTGTGGAAGTTGCACCATGGTCtttatcatttaatttacatttattaattgCAAAATCAGTGGCCAAATTTAGGGTCCAGAGAGGACAATCAATTAAAAACCAGAGACATATAAATTAATTTGGTGGCCATCTTTGTAGCCAGTCTGTAAAAACAGGTTTTGTGTCAAAATAACCAGTGAGCAATGAAATGTGGAATACTGCTTTATAATTCTCAATGCTACAATTTGTCCTCTGTCTCCAATCAgaaaaaatgtgtaaacaaCTGCACTTGTTTCACATTGTCCTAGTTTATGTAGCAATTTAATGCTTAATATTTAGAAGTAGAAACTGTAGCAATAAAGTCTACTGACGTGGCCCTGACTTACGTCTGCCTGTTGAGCTACTGAAACAGTTCTTAAGACTGTaaaatatttgttgattttttaaaaattcacctcattctcagtttgttttcatgtgttttctgtttgcagaTTTGTTTAGTATGTTGATATTTTTAGCTCTACTGATTCAGTGTATTCATCTCCCATAGATAAATAGTCTATGCATTTGACAGAAAGCCATCAAGTTGTGGATTCTTGGGAGATCTTGAGAatgcataatttatttttggagTATTGACTCTGATCTGTGTGGATTTTTttgataaatactgtaaatgatagttttatttaatgtaatttttctttgCTGAGAGTGGTATTTAACACTCCTATGTACTTGATATTTGtagtaacaacagaaaatgttttcaaaaaaaacttttttcagtgACACTTGAGATCAGAGTGCAGGGTCAGCAGGGAGTGATGCTACTGCAGCGTGTGTTATTGAGCCTGTAATCTTCTATTTTGCAACAGTTGACTGTAAATAGGCTGCAGTGGGCAGTTTGGCAGGAGAAGCGTCAGAGAAAACCATGAGACGGTGACGTTTTATGCAAGCCTGAACTTTTATGCAACAATAAAGCTTAAGGTTGAGCTCTCACTGGTTTAATTTTTTGTGACTATGTAAACACGTTTCATAGTTAATAACAATGATGTTGGTCTCAGGAATTTCTATTTTCACCAGTTCTACGTCTGTCTgtaaaattattcaaataaagtTGGTTAATTGTTGATTTATAATAGTGTTGTGGttatcagcacacacacacactgacagacacacacacacacacacgcacgcacactgATCCTCATTCTCTAGCCTTCCAATGAATATATAAATGCATCAATTGCTGGTAAATACACATGACCTGTTGTTTTGATGGACAGTCTCTGGAGCTTTTAGATGAgtattcaaaaatatttcatgcATATAAATGAAGCATTGTTTCTCATCCATTCTCTGGAAGAAGTTGTGcataaacagatttaaaatgcAGCTACAAAATATGCCCGAAAAagtgggatttttttcccccctttatTTCTAAACATTTCCCCTTGCTGAAGAATTACTGGGTAGTGTTATATCTGTGTATAACATAAGTgtgcaaaaaatgtaaaataaaccaACCTCAGCAGGCAAAAATACACTGTTCAGTGTTAATTGGCCACCAGTAACAGATGTATGCAACTTGAGATTAAGGATCAGAGGTTcacattgcttcattttaaagGGTCAGAAGACAAAAAGGTTGGGGACTACTGTCATAAATAAGCCTTGTTGTGGTTTACATTTAGCTGTtgcatttaaatgattattttagcAGAATGAAGATGGTTATAATCCTGTATTTAGAAGAGCCAGTGAGGATCATTTGCTGCAGTTCACCACTTCCACCAGCAGATGGAAGGCAATATCAAGAAATAGAGGAGCCAAGAACTGCTTTGTTTGAGATTCCACCCCTCTTGGTTAAATTACTTGATGTCTATTTAACTGCTACATGTGGCATTATATTTCTTCTAACCCCCCTTTTTTTAACCACTAACCCATTAAAATGTTTGCCCTGAATCTCCCTCCATAAGCTGCCCATGTGTGCAACTTGACATAGTACAAAGACAAAGCTTCAAATTATAGATGAGGCCCTTTTTCCTTCCATCATCAGACAGTTTTCTGCCTGCAGGCGTGATTGAGACGTTGTCAGATCTAGTAAATATCAAACTTGGCCAAACTGAATCCACAGGCATCTTTTCTAAATGTGCCAAGTGGATAATGTTTACcacatggaaaaagaaaataagtcaCTAAGTCACAGAAAAGCATCTGAATTCTAATATTTTTTGTGACTGCCAACATATGTGTGGCTGACCTGATCTGGTCGATGAAACCcggaggagaaaataaatactgaataaaGGTTGTactctcagctgctgttgtctaGCACATCGACAAGGCACAGGCacttgtgtgactgtgtgcgttgtgtgtctgcatacaCGCTGGTGTGCCTGTATGTCCTTGTCACAATGTGTTTGTCAGCGGGTTGTGTTATATCTTGGTGCAGTGACAGCATCAGTTAGCTGCCTGAGAGACATCAGAGATCATGTTCGCAGTGCCACCAGCAAGAGGGGCTGAGAGTCGGTGCCGGCCACAGGGTCTGAGAGTAGATAATGTCAGGCGGCTCTGGAAGCGGGAGAAACGCAGTGGCATATGTTGTGTGACAGGCAGGAAATGCCTGGATGTTGTCAAGCAGAGCGGAGAGACTGACTGGCGGCCGATTGGAGTGACAGCTGTCAGGACAgactatgtgtgtatgtgtgtgtgttgcactgcTGGCTTTATGAGAAGCGGTCTGAGCTTTAGACATCGTGAGTGAGGGCAGAATTGCAAAGTGACTTTATTTTGGGAGGGGTTTATTACTTTTTCAACAGGTTGGTTATGATAGTTTGACATTAAGGTGTAAAGACAAAGTTAGACTTGAAGACAGTGACATGAAAGGAATTTACTACTCTCCACCAGAATTACACACTAGATCATAATGTAGGAAgattacagaaaatataattgaacggttaaaaaacaaaattaattgtgaaattttgtgattttttttttttaaaaagccagaaAATTAAACAGACTTTGGTGGATGGGTACAGCTCTACTTTtggacaattaaaaaaaaaaaaaaaattgatttgttttcagacCTGGATGTGAAAAGTGAAACTTAGGGGGAGAAAAATGAGAatatttttaatactttaactTCAAACTGACATGCAATCAGTGCAACATACAGTAGCTTTGTATTAAGATGCCACAAGCAAATAACATTAGGAGCCACTAATCTAGACCCTAAGCCTGCTGCTTTTGGCCTCATAATCCTCATGCTATAACAATACCAATCATATGTCTTCATATGTAAGTCTTGTCTTAAATTAGGTTCACACCTATGAtgatctgtatttgttttgggtttttttagCATGCAGTCACATTGTCATATAAAAGCAAATTTCAGATTGTTTCAAGTGTATGGCAGTGTCTGGGTTTTAGATACTGAGACCCCACTGTGACAGTAATGACTAGACAGCAGGCTAAAATACTGAGCGCCGCCTCAGACAGGTGGACACCGGTGATAAGGAGATTTCCCAGCAGCCACAGTAGGTGACTGGAAATGTTGTTCTGTACACTCTGATTGTTGGAGCATGGCATTAAAGTTGCCAGAGTCAGAGATGTGGTTCTTACATGGATCACTGTACTGTAAGATAATCTGAATACAAGCATCCAGCAAATGCCAtgtgtcattgttttatttatttggtacAAATCTAGAAAAATATCAGGTTGAGGATAATTATAAGCTTCAGAGGAGATGATTCTCTCTCCCTGTAACTGTTGTTTACTCTCTCCTTCAAAGGTTgtaattaatattaaaaatgctTTCAAAGTTTCCATCTAAATCAACAAGTGAATCCTCAATTCACAAACAAGAATGAGACCTTAAATATAGTGAAAAAGAAGTTGGTGAACCCAGGATTGTGAGCCTGCATTAAACACAGTAAAAGATGGAGTGTGACAGTccaggtagagagagagacacacacaggaagaagaaggcATATCCATCAGATTAACACACAGTAATGTCTTCCTGGTCTGGCTCCCAGCATCAGTGATTTATCAATGCAAAGCTAATAGCATCAATATGAATCTAACtaaaaatcaatatttcattACCTAATTGTTAGTGGGAATGAAGAAGGATGATTGTATGAGACAGCGTTTGAGAGCATTTGGAGTTCACAGAGACATCTGGAGGACAAACTCAAACAGAAACTGCACTCCCACTTAGGACACACTTttaagagaggagagaaaaaaaaatcaatgtatGTGTCCTTAATACGATGAAACGctaacaacaaacagacaaaatccAATGATTTGTTGCATAATGTTGTTGCGAGGTTAAAACAGTGTTACAACCCTAGATTTTATCAAAAGCATAGCTGTCCaacctctacacacacacacaagctgtcgTCTGaagaatacattaaaaataccaATTGTCTAAAAAGGCTTATAGATATCAAACCTATCACTTATCACTTACATGTTGTTTATAATAACATCTGCTGGCAAAAGTCAATATAATATAGTTTGTCGACAAagatacataaaacaaaattcTGATTTAACACCCTCAGATGCTTTTAAGCAGAGCCATCAGATCttaaaattaattatatttgaTTAACCTTCCTTTTCTGAAACTGTCACTAAAAGTTATGTCTTCAGTCTGATATTATACCTTGTGAAACCTTACCTAAATTTGGCCTAGGAATATTTTGTCCTGGATTATGTGATGAATCACTAGTACCACATGGTTTTCACTTGTTTGGACTTTGTCCCGCTGGTTTTAGCTGATCAGGGACGTTTTTCATCCAGATAC from Lates calcarifer isolate ASB-BC8 linkage group LG3, TLL_Latcal_v3, whole genome shotgun sequence harbors:
- the LOC108898210 gene encoding zinc finger protein 516, yielding METEEGEDVSQKCTANIKVETEEDVTSGHTCGVCGRSFPLLSSLSQHMRRHTREKPYKCPYCEHRTAQKGSLKAHIRSHKLGLFSHNLNDTEGDGNQEQKDNAVTPDPPEIVSMSDKAHNVNGKVKKKGTKKKVKGKDSVEAGDAGSFSCTICGQVFPQVLLLKSHMKRHRSSQDHGCRICGRRFRQAWFLQSHMRIHRVKAQMRGGKSNEPPATINGVPQDPASLINEECLYELCAGCGNFFYDRKTLRIHEKLHKLNHSHTQPQNPPQENHEASELHISKMHFLESLSLTCVGARDPSEENSLGRRIPELDPVCSYQAWQLATRGRLVEATEKCLGWEERLADAEVAYDMEKGEYVPLKQEKKRKPTDTSSSNIKKRKSDTGLDHASNSLTHAKGGDKRICQKDRILLNGLGHAFYEALQTKTVKEVHFSPKQTNSIRSQDLEDKKPYFCEHCDFHTVDASLLRSHLHKHHQDFLGPHSKHSTILDNISHSGSKASRYMDYLRNRSALLSQPYWNPYICLPGLGSAESNIKTEKSNGTEVKGQGHTTNDAGNLLNLSALSVSEGESTVNYPRKAEGLVRHQCPYCSHTTTYPEVLWIHQRVSHRVDGCSSMAPKWAPCNNNLKSLKSGASQWRRTGPPPFLEGKDCPTLPAPKTQRTQPPGFTTPSSSSSSKHSASTQPQSKTQSGVPKSKHQSKDSRSSDGICSSGRVGVLPQKKSGAHNQAVERESKGSSSQATSSSSIVQNKTVSSFQPTSSPKHRGHRAAVKGNFPQEGLGFMLARNHGGTSSNTTADRLHPRRQSCDSSSGPTGPDLWAAMNMWGLHGSKAYLEPLLFAQGKSESTGEMPMDVDILSLLKNYSPQDLAAFYQHWGFVDPRIDPQAMLQLNGNFGNEVCSSSEASKQVNSRSTSSSGSLHKGT